CAGTGCGGAGGGTGACGGCGCGACTGCCGACGCGTCGGCGTCGGACGCTGTCTCCGACGCCGACGGGTCAAGCGAGAGGGCGGCTGGCGAGAGCGAACCGACGACGGACGACGTGGCCGACGCGGCCGAGACGGGTGCGCCAGCCGACGCCGCCGACGCCGAACCGGCCCCGGAATCGCCCGGCGCGCCGGCCGGCGACGCGTCGCCCGAACCGGACGCCGACGCGGCCACCAGCGACGCCCCCGTCGAAACCCCCGAGACCGCGACCGACGCGGCGGCGGACGAGACGACCGCCGGCGACGCCGCAACCGAGGACGCCTCGACGCCCGCATCGAGCGAGCCCGTGGAGGATTCGCCGGTAGCGAACGAGCCGTCGACCGACGCGCCTGCGGAGGACGTGGCCGACGCGTCGTCCGAACCCGACGACGACGGCGACCTGGGCGACTTCGACACCGAGTTCGAACTGGACGACGACGAGCGCGAGGAGATAGAACAGGAGTACGGCACGGACTTCCAGAGCGGGACCGAGGTCGACGAGCCCGGCGAGGCCGACATCGAGACGCCGGACCCCGAAGACCTGGCCGACGCGGCCGAGGAGGGCGCGCCAGCCGACGCCGCCGACGCCGAGCCCGCCCCCGAATCGCCCGGCGCACCGGCCGGCGACGCATCGCCCGAACCCACCGCCGACGCCGCCACCAGCGACGCGCCCGTCGAGACCCCCGAGACCGCGACCGACGCCGGAGCCGACGAGACGGCCGCCAGCGACGCCGCTGGCGAGGACGCCGCCGAGGACGTGGACCTCGAAGACGCCGTCATGGAGGTCATGCAGGACCTCGACGACGGCAGCGGGGCCGACCGCGAGGAACTCCGCTCGACGGTCGCGAGCCAGTACGGCGCGGACGCCGACGCCGTCGAGGACGCCATCCAGGACGCGCTGATGGGCGGGCGCTGCTACGAGCCCGAGGACGGCAAGCTCACACCCATCTGACGGCCGAGCCGCGGTCCTTTTCTCTCCCGCGACCCAACGGAGTGCCGATGCGCGTCGAACCGCTCCCCAGCGCACCGGCGGCGACCGTCGACACCGGCGACGAGCGACTGCTCGCGGTGGCGGACTACCACGCCGGCATCGAAGCGGGACTGCGCTACGAGGGCGTCGAACTGCAGTCCACCGCCGACGAGCGCCGCGAGCGCCTGCTGTCGTGTCTGGACCGCGCCCGCGCCGACCGGCTGGTGGTCGTCGGCGACCTGGGCCACGCCATCGGCGACCCGTTCGAGGAGGAGCGCGCGGAGCTCGCGACGCTCTTCGAGGCGCTGGACGTGCCCGTGACGGTCGTGAAGGGCAACCACGACGGCGGTCTGGCGGACGTGGTGGCAGACCTCGGGGCCGACGCCGAGGTGACGCCGGGCCACGGGACCCGCATCGGCGCGGTCGGGTTCGCGCACGGCCACACCTGGCCCGCACCCGACCTGCTCGAAGCCGACGTGCTCTGTGTCGGCCACGAGCACCCGGTCGTCCGACTGGAGGACAGCGTCGGCGGGGCGCGGAAACAGCGGGCCTGGCTCCGCGGCTCGCTGGCGACCGAGCCCTTCAGCGACCGGTTCGACCGGCCGGTCCCGGACGCGCCGGACGTCGTCGTCTTCCCGGCGTTCAACGACCGCTCCGGCGGGACGTGGGTCAACGTCGACGGCCAGTCGTTCCTCGCGCCGTTCCTGCCAGAAGGGATGACCAGCGTCGAGGCGTTCCTGCTCGACGGCACGCGGTTGGGCCCGTACCAGCGGATTTGATGTGACGCTGGCGCTTACGCGTCCGAGAGCCCCGCTTCGAGTTCGTCTACCAGTTCGGTGTTGCCGAGGAACGTTGGCGTCCGGTCGTGGAGGCCGTCCGGTTCGACATCCAGCAGGGACTGCGAGCCGTCGCTGGACGCCCCGCCGGCGGCCTCCACGAGGTACGCGAGCGGGGCCGATTCGAAGTGTATCCGGAGCTTCCCGCCGGGGTACACCGTCGTCGCTGGGTACCCGAACAGGCCGCCGTATTCCAGCACCTGCGCCAGGTCGGCGACGGTCGCGCCGCCGTAGCGGAGCTTCAGGTCACGCTCGAAGGACTTGGCGATGTCGTTGAACGCGTCGCTTCGCTCGCTTTTCTTGCCCGCCAGACCGACCACGGTGGCCTCCGCCGGCAGTTCGAACTGGCCCCAGCGCTCGCTGTGCCCGTCCCGGAGGAGGTGTTCCTGGACGACGTCGCGGTCGGTCCTGGCGATAGTCAGCGTCGTGTAGGGGCCGTACAGCACCATCAGCGAGGCGACCATCGACCGCCCGCTCGCGGGCAGGTCGGCGTCGTAGACGCCGAGTATCGTCCCCACGGAGTTGTTCGACGCGAGATTCGCGGAGCCGTCGAGCGGGTCGATGGCGACGCTGTAGCCCTCGCCGCAGTCGACCACGTCGCTTCGCTCCTCGCTGGCGTACGCGCCGACGCCGTCGATGTACGCGAGCGCGTCGAAAAACAGGTCGTCGGCCCACACGTCGCCGCCGACCTGTTGCTCGCCGCTGGGGTTCTCGCCGGCCGCTCTGTTGGCGTAGTTCGCCAGGTTGCCGCTGACGTAGTGGGCCGTGTCCTTGACCGCCCGTTCTATCTCGTCGAGCGTGTTCACAGGCCATCACCGGCCGAAAGGGCACATGCGTCCGTCATACTCCCACGTGTCTGCGGGCAGCGACATAAGGCTGTACCCGGGCAGCGCCCACGAGACCCACCGCGCCAGTGCGGGACGCGGTGACACAACGTGTTTAACCCGGTGTAGCCGCTAGGGAGCGCCGATGACTGACGGGGTCGCTCGCGGCGACGACGCCTTCACCGCGCTCGGGCCGGCCGTCCGCAGTGCGCTCTCGGAGCGTGGCTTCACGACGCCGACGGACCCACAGCGGAAGGCGATTCCGACCCTGGCCGACGGACGGGACGCGCTGGTGGTCGCCCCGACCGGCACCGGAAAGACGGAGACGGCGATGCTACCGGTCTTCGACGCGCTGGCCGAGTCCGAGGACCGATTTGGCATCGGGGCGCTGTATATTACGCCGCTCCGGGCGCTGAACCGCGACATGCGCCAGCGCCTGGACTGGTGGGGCGAGACGCTTGGCCTCGAAGTGGATGTCCGCCACGGTGATACGACGGACTACCAGCGCCAGAAGCAGGCTGACGACCCGCCGGACGTGCTCGTGACGACGCCGGAGACGCTGCAGGCGATGCTCACCGGGTCGAAGCTCCGGCGGGCGCTCGAAGACGTGGCCCACGTCGTCGTCGACGAGGTCCACGAACTCGCCGCGGCCAAACGGGGCGCACAACTGACTATCGGTCTCGAACGGCTCCGGGAGCTGGCCGGCCGGTTCCAGCGCATCGGGCTCTCGGCGACCGTCGGCGACCCACAGGAGGTCGGCCGCTTTCTCACCGGCGGTCGGTCGTGTGCCATCGTCGAGGTCGATATCGGGAGCCGACTCGACATCGAGGTGGTCCGCCCGCAGGTCACCGACCGCGACGAAGAACTGTCGAGCACGCTCGTGACCGACGCCAGCACCGCGAGCCACGTCCGCTACATCGCCGACCGCATCGACGACCACGAGTCGGTCCTGCTGTTCGTCAATACGCGACAGACCGCCGAGGCGCTCGGCTCGCGGTTCAAGGAACTCGGGACGGACCTGGGCGTCCACCACGGCTCGCTGTCGAAAGAGGCCCGAATCGACGTGGAGGACCGCTTCAAAGCGGGCGACCTCGACGCCCTGCTGTGTACCTCCTCGATGGAACTGGGTATCGACGTGGGCCACGTCGACCACGTCGTCCAGTACGGCAGCCCCCGGCAGGTCTCGCGGCTCGTCCAGCGGGTCGGCCGCGCCGGCCACCGCCGGGACCTAGTCTCCGCCGGAACGGTCGTCACCACCGACGCCGACGACACGCTGGAGGCGCTCGCCATCGCCAGACAGGCCGAGGCCGGCGACGTCGAGCCGGCAGAAATCCACGACGGGAGCCTCGATACCGTCGCCAACCAGGTGGCCGGGCTGGTGATGGACACCGGCGAAATCCGGGCGATGCGGGCCTACGAGATACTGACCCGCGCGTACCCGTTCCGGGACCTCGACGAGAGCCAGTTCAAGGCGGTCGTCGAGGAACTGGCGGCGAACAACGTCGTCTGGCTGGACGAGGACCGAGACACCGTAGAGAAGCGCCGCGGGACCTGGCAGTACTTCTATCAGAACCTCTCGATGATTCCCGACGAGGCCACCTACGACGTCGAGGACGTGGCCTCGGGCCAGCAGGTCGGGACCTTGGACGAGAAGTTCGTCGTCAACTTCGCCACGCCCGGCGAGGTGTTCGTCCAGCGCGGGGAGATGTGGCGCATCACGAACATCGACGAGGAGGAGGAGGTCGTGACCGTCTCGCCCATCGAGGACCCCGCCGGCGAGGTCCCCTCTTGGGTGGGTCAGGAGATTCCCGTCCCCAGAGCCGTGGCGGCGGAGGTCGGCGAACTCCGGCGGGTCGCCGGGCGACAGCTACAGGACGGGGCCGACACCGAGGCCGTCGCCCGGGACGTGGCGACGCGCTACGCCGCCGGCCCCGACACCGTCGCCGACGGCCTCTCGCAGGTCGAAAAGCACGAGGGGCCGATTCCGGACGACACGACCGTCGTCGTCGAGTTCCACGGCCGGGAGGTGGTCGTCAACGCCTGCTACGGGCACAAAATCAACGAGACGCTGGGGCGGGTGCTGTCGGCCCTGCTCGGCCAGCGGGCCGGCTCGTCGGTCGCGATGGAGGTCGACCCCTACCGGATTACGCTCGAAGTCCCGCGGCGCATCACCGCCGGGGACGTCATCGAAGTCATCGAGGACACCGACCCCGACCACCTCCCGGCGCTGGTCGAACTCAGCCTGAAAAACGCCGACGCGCTGAAGTTCAAGCTCGCGCAGGTCGCCACGAAGTTCGGCTCGCTCAAGCGCTGGCGGGGCCGGGGGTCGACGGACTTCGGCCGCGACCGCCTGCTGGCCGCGCTGGAGGACACCCCGATGTACGAGGAGGCCCTTCGCGAGGTCCGCCACGAGGACCTCGCCATCGAGGCGACGGCCGACCTGCTGCGGGACATCCAGCGTGGCGACGTGGCGCTGGAGACGGTGGGCGAACACACGGCCATCGGGACCGGCGGCAGTTCCTCCGGGCGGGAACTGCTCTCGCCGGAGAACGCCGATGCGAGCGTCATCCAGACCGTCAAGGAACGCATCCAGAGCGACCGCGTCATCCTCCTGTGTTTACACTGCAAGGAGTGGGACCGCAAACAGCAGGTCAAACGGGTCCGCGACCAGCCGTCGTGTCCGCAGTGTGGCTCGACCCGCATCGCCGCACTCAATCCCTGGGCCGAGGAGGTCGTCTCGGCGGTCCGAACCGAGGACAAGGACGAGGAACAGGAGAAGATGACCGAGCGGGCCTACCGGTCGGGGTCGCTGGTCCAGAGCCACGGGAAGCAGGCGGTGGTCGCGCTGGCGGCCCGCGGCGTCGGCCCGCACAACGCCGCCCGCATCATCAACCGCCTGCGCGAGGACGAAGACGAGTTCTACCGGGACATCCTGCGACAGGAACGGGAGTACGCCCGCACCCAGTCGTTCTGGGGCTAGCGCAGGTCCCGAATCGCCGCCGCGAGCCGAGGTTCGACGGCTTCCGGGTCCGCCGCGTCGACGGTGAGTTTCGTGTGCCGTTCGTCCGCATCCGTCACCTCCGAGAGCAGTCCCGCGCTGCGGTCGACCTCGACGTACACCGCCAGCCCGTCGTCGCCGAACACCGGGACGACCTCGACCTCGTCGACCTCGCCGGCGAACTCGCCGTTCTCGGGCCGGAACTCGAACTCCTGGACGAACGTCGTTGAGGTCGTAAACAGGCTCCCGGCTGTCGCCGCACAGGAGGAGGCGTGAAGCGAGAACCCGAGCGAGGCCAGCGCGTCGAACACCGCCTGCGTGCGCCGCGTCGGCTCGACCTCGACGTAGTCCGCGTCGCCGGGGTCGACCGCCATCGAGATGTCGAGGCCGGTCTCGATTTCGACGGCCGTCGAGCGTGTGGTCACCGGCGTCTCCCGGGGAACGTCGATAGTGGTCTCGAAGCGCCGCTCCTCGCCGGCCTCGATGGTGAACGGCTCGGTGAGCTGCCACTGGTCGATGATTGCGTCCTTCGACCCCTCGTCGGACTTGTACTCGGTCTCCAGGGCGAAGTAGACCGCGTCGACCTCCTGGTCCGTCGTCCCGCCCTCGACGTGGACTTCGGCCCGGACCGAGTCGCCGGCTCTGACGGTGTCTGTCGGGAGAATCGTGTCGACGGTGGCCGACCCGATGCCGATTCGGGAGAGGACGCCTTTCATTCCTGTTGTGGAATTCGCCCACCATGTGGCATAAACTTCGGGGGGCACCGAGAGAATCCGCGACTGCCGCGGGACTCAAGCCCGTGCACGCGCGACGGGTGGTATGACCGAGCGGCGCGAGGCGTCCGACCCGGCCTGTCCCGAGTGTGGCGAGCCGCTGGAGCCGACGGCGGTGGCCTGTCCCAGCTGTGAGGCGGCGCTTCTCAGCGACGAGCAGGCCGAGATGCTCGACGAGCACTTGGCCGAGACCCTGGCGTCGATGGAGTCCGGCGCGCCGACGTGGGCCGTGGCGCTGACGGGGCTCTCGCTCGGCGTCGCCGTCGCGCCGCTCGTGCTGTACGCCGTCGTCATCGTCGCCGGCGGCCTCTCCGTTCCCGTGACCGTCGGCGTCCTGCTCGCCGGCTGGCTCGGCCCGGCCGCGTATCTCTCGCGGCTTCGGAATCCGAGCGAGGTGCTTGCCCGCGGGCTGTATCTCGTCGTCGCCGGCGTGGCCGTGGTCGTGTTCGCGGTCGGCTACGAGGTGTTCCTGGCCGACGGGCCGTCGGTGGTCTCCGAGGGGACCGCGCTCGTGTCGCTCGTGCTCGCGGTGCCGGCCGCGCTCGGGGCGCTTATCGCACGCCGCGCGGCCCGCCGGGCAGACCGGCAGGCCCGCGGCGAGCCGGGACCGCTGCGCGAGCGGTTCGGCCCCGACGACGACGAGCCCGGGAACTGAAAACGCCTAAGCGGGCCGCCCTTGTCACCCCGTGCATGCGACTGGAGGAGTACTGGGGCATCGGCCCGAAGACGTCCGAGCTGCTCACCGAGGCGCTGGGCGTCGAGCGGGCCATCGAGGCCATCGAGTCGGCGGACACGCGCGCGCTAACCACGGCCGGCCTCTCCCGGGGGCGAGCGACGCGCATCCTCCGGCGGGCCAGCGGGGCCGAGTCGATGGACCTGCTCGCCACCAGGGACACCCGCGACGTGTACAAGGAACTGCTGGACCTCGCCGAGGAGTACGCGGTCACCGAGGACGCGGCCGACAGCATCCGCGTGCTGACGCCGCTACCGACCCGCGAGGCGATGGACGAGCGCTTAGACGACGTGCTCGAAGCGCGGGACACGTGGGCAGACCTCGCGGAGGAAGCCCAGCGGGCCGTCCTCGGCGCGTTCGAGGACTACGACGCCGCCGGGGGCGAACTGGCCGCGGTGGACGTGGCGCTCGCGCTCCGGGACACCGGCGTCGAGAGCGGCGTGTTCGAGCCGCTCGCCGCCCTCGACCGCGACTCCCTGGCGACCGGCCGGGCTGCGCTCGCCGGTCTCGCGGGCGACGGCGACTCCGTCGGCGAGGGGGCCGACGATGAACTGGACCGCCTGCGCGACCAGCTCGCGCAAATTGAGGACCTCGCGGCCGCCTCGATGGAGGTCGTCGAGGCCGTCCAGGAGGGCGCGCGGCGGCCCGACGAGTTCCAGGACGCACTGGTGCGCCACGTCACGAGCGAGACCGGCGTCGACGCCGCCAGGGTCCGGGACGCGATGCCCCGCGAGGCGACCGACGCCCGGGACTTCGTCGACGTGGCGCTCCGGGAACTCCGGACCACGCTGCGGACCGACGTCCGGGAGCGCGAGCAGGCGGTCGCCGACCGGCTGGAGGACGACCTCGCGGCCGCCCGGGAGGACATCGACGCCGCAATCGAGGCGGTGGACGACATCGCCTTCTCGGTGTCGCTGGCCCGCTTCGCCATCGCGTTCGACCTGACCCGCCCCACCTTCGTCGAGGACCGCAAGACTATCGCAGTGAAACGGGCCCGCAACCTCACCATCGCCGACGCCGAGAGCGTCCAGCCGGTCACCTACGCCATCGGCGACCACACGCTGGAGCTAGACCGGGCGAACCGACCGCCCAGCGGCGACCGGGTGGCCGTCCTGACCGGCGCGAACTCCGGCGGGAAGACGACCCTGCTGGAGACGCTGTGTCAGGTCCAGTTGCTCGCCCAGATGGGGCTGCCCGTGCCCGCCGCAGCCGCCGAGGTGAGCGTCGTCGACACCGTGGTGTTCCACCGCCGGCACGCCTCCTTCAACGCCGGCGTCCTCGAATCGACGCTGCGGTCGGTCGTCCCGCCGCTGACCGAGAGCGACCGGACGCTGATGCTCGTCGACGAGTTCGAGGCCATCACCGAGCCCGGGTCCGCCGCCGACCTCCTGCACGGGCTGGTGACCCTGACCGTCGACCGCGACGCCCTGGGCGTGTTCGTCACGCACCTCGCCGACGACCTCGAACCCCTCCCGACGGAAGCCCGCACCGACGGCATCTTCGCCGAGGGACTGGACCAGGACCTTGACCTCCAGGTCGACTACCAGCCCCGCTTTGGCACCGTCGGCAAGTCCACGCCCGAGTTCATCGTCTCCCGGCTGGTCGCCAACGCCACCGACCCCGTCGAGCGCAGCGGTTTCGAGACGCTCGCCACGGCCGTCGGCGAGGAGGCGGTCCAGCGGACGCTCTCGGACGCGCTCTGGACCGACGAGTAACGGGGGTTACGCTGTGCCGGCGGTGGCCTGCACGTTGCCTTCGACTGCCTCGGCGACGTTTGCCAGGAGTCGCCGTACCTCCCGGCGGTTGTACCACCTGACCAGCGGCGCGAGGAGGGGCCCGGGGAGCGGCCCCGGGACCTCGTAGTCGACCGCGTAGGTGAGCCGCGTCCCGCCGTCTTCCGGCTCGAACCGCAACGCGATGCGGCCCGACAGGTCGCCGCTCAGGTCGTAGACGATGCGCTCGGGCGGTTCGTACGTCGACGCCGCGACCTCGCCGGTGCAGGTGACGCCGAATATCGTGTACTCGTAGGCCGCGCGGTTTCCGGCGTTTGGCAGCCGCTCGATGCGCTCGGCGCGGGTCAGGCTCGGCGTGACCGCCGCCTGGTTCGACGGCTCGTCCATGAACGCGAACACCGTCTCGACCGGCGCGTCGAGCCAGCGGTCGGCGGACGTGTGGACCGTCATACCCGACGCTTCGCGCTCCAGTGGCTCACAGGCTCGGCCCAACGGCAGGCCGGCGTGAGCGAGGGCGGTCCCGAGGGCTACAGCCGCCGGGTGCGCCGTGATTGTTCTGTGCTGTGCGAGTCGCGTCGCCGCCTACCGATGACGGCGGCGAGGTATCTCCTGTGCATCGGTGTGGCCTTCCCGGCAGGAGTCGAACCTGCGCCGGGCGGGGACCCGGGTCCGCATGTCAGGTTCGGGAAGACAGGGAGTGGTCGGCGGGCCGCGCTCACGCGTCATCGGTCACGTCGACGCGGTTGACCGCCACGACGCCGAACCCCTCCCGCAGGAGTTCGGTGCGGCCGTCGGCGGTGTCCCGCTCGTCGTCGACCCGGAGGGTCAGCGACACGTCGGCGTCGACCCGGATGTCGGTCCAGGTGGGCCGGACGCTGGTCACGCGGTCGACGGCTACCGCTTCGACGCCGTCGACGGCCGCGAGGACGTCGGCGACACCGGCTTCGAGGGTCTCGGACCCGCCACGCGGGACGCGCAGTGATACGTCGGCCGATACCTCGGTCGGGGGGGTCGCCTGCAGCGACATAACGCCGACGGCCGGAGTCGAACCGGGCCGGGCGGGCACTCGCCGGTCGAGTCGCGTCGGTTGGGCTGCGCGGGTGGCGGGGGCGTACGTCCGGCCTGACGGCCGGGACAGGATTCCCACACCGGGACGATGGGGAACCCGACGGCTGGACAGCTGCGCGACACGGTACTGGCTGGGCTGTGTGGCGGACCGCCGGCAGGCCACGCTGGGCGGCGTGTGCCTGCCGGAGCGGAGGACACGACCCTGTCGCTCGACGGTACGTCGAAACGAATCGCCGCCGCAGTGCGGCGTGCGTGGGCGGCCGGTCCCACGGCGGCGAACCGGTCTACGGTGCCACGAAGGGACTGTTCACCGAACGGGTGTCCGTGGCGGCCCGTCCCCGGACAAGGGGTGCGTACTCGACTGTAGCATGGCGGCTACGTTCGATGGCCGACCGCCCGCTGTACAGCCAGCGAGCGAACGACGTTGGCGCGGGAACGGGAAGTGCGTAGGTCATGGGTCACCACGTCGGTGAATGCGACGTGTCTAAACCCTGTATCGGTGATATATTAAATCTGTTTCACGGGTGGTACCGAATGACAGATAGCCGCGCCGACGGCGGGGCGTCAGTCGGCCACGGCGGGTTGCTGTGGCGCGGTCGGGCGCTCTGCGTCGGCGTGTGACGCCGTCCCCGCCAGCGTCCGCGTGGAGTTCCCGACGACGAGCAGACTGCTCGCCGTCATCGCCAGCGCCGCAAACAGCGGATTGAGGACGCCAAGCAGGGCCAACGGGAGCGCTACGGCGTTGTAGCAGAACGCCCACGCGAGGTTCTGGCGGACCCGGGTGCGGGTCGCGGCCGTCACTGCGAACACGTCCGGGACGGCCCGCAGGTCGTCCGTCGTCACGACCGCGTCGGCCGCGTCGGCGGCCAGCGACGTGCCCGACGCCATGGCGATACCCACGTCGGCAGCAGCCAGCGCCGGCGCGTCGTTGCTCCCGTCGCCGACCATAGCAACGGTTCCGCGGGACTGCAGTCGCTCGACGACCTCGGCTTTCGCCTCCGGTGGGACGCCGGCGAACACCTCGTCGACGCCGTCGTGACGGTCGAAGGGAGCGGCGGCCTCGGGGCGGTCACCGGT
Above is a window of Haloarcula sp. DT43 DNA encoding:
- a CDS encoding zinc ribbon domain-containing protein, which translates into the protein MTERREASDPACPECGEPLEPTAVACPSCEAALLSDEQAEMLDEHLAETLASMESGAPTWAVALTGLSLGVAVAPLVLYAVVIVAGGLSVPVTVGVLLAGWLGPAAYLSRLRNPSEVLARGLYLVVAGVAVVVFAVGYEVFLADGPSVVSEGTALVSLVLAVPAALGALIARRAARRADRQARGEPGPLRERFGPDDDEPGN
- a CDS encoding SRPBCC family protein: MTVHTSADRWLDAPVETVFAFMDEPSNQAAVTPSLTRAERIERLPNAGNRAAYEYTIFGVTCTGEVAASTYEPPERIVYDLSGDLSGRIALRFEPEDGGTRLTYAVDYEVPGPLPGPLLAPLVRWYNRREVRRLLANVAEAVEGNVQATAGTA
- a CDS encoding metallophosphoesterase; translation: MRVEPLPSAPAATVDTGDERLLAVADYHAGIEAGLRYEGVELQSTADERRERLLSCLDRARADRLVVVGDLGHAIGDPFEEERAELATLFEALDVPVTVVKGNHDGGLADVVADLGADAEVTPGHGTRIGAVGFAHGHTWPAPDLLEADVLCVGHEHPVVRLEDSVGGARKQRAWLRGSLATEPFSDRFDRPVPDAPDVVVFPAFNDRSGGTWVNVDGQSFLAPFLPEGMTSVEAFLLDGTRLGPYQRI
- a CDS encoding DEAD/DEAH box helicase, producing MTDGVARGDDAFTALGPAVRSALSERGFTTPTDPQRKAIPTLADGRDALVVAPTGTGKTETAMLPVFDALAESEDRFGIGALYITPLRALNRDMRQRLDWWGETLGLEVDVRHGDTTDYQRQKQADDPPDVLVTTPETLQAMLTGSKLRRALEDVAHVVVDEVHELAAAKRGAQLTIGLERLRELAGRFQRIGLSATVGDPQEVGRFLTGGRSCAIVEVDIGSRLDIEVVRPQVTDRDEELSSTLVTDASTASHVRYIADRIDDHESVLLFVNTRQTAEALGSRFKELGTDLGVHHGSLSKEARIDVEDRFKAGDLDALLCTSSMELGIDVGHVDHVVQYGSPRQVSRLVQRVGRAGHRRDLVSAGTVVTTDADDTLEALAIARQAEAGDVEPAEIHDGSLDTVANQVAGLVMDTGEIRAMRAYEILTRAYPFRDLDESQFKAVVEELAANNVVWLDEDRDTVEKRRGTWQYFYQNLSMIPDEATYDVEDVASGQQVGTLDEKFVVNFATPGEVFVQRGEMWRITNIDEEEEVVTVSPIEDPAGEVPSWVGQEIPVPRAVAAEVGELRRVAGRQLQDGADTEAVARDVATRYAAGPDTVADGLSQVEKHEGPIPDDTTVVVEFHGREVVVNACYGHKINETLGRVLSALLGQRAGSSVAMEVDPYRITLEVPRRITAGDVIEVIEDTDPDHLPALVELSLKNADALKFKLAQVATKFGSLKRWRGRGSTDFGRDRLLAALEDTPMYEEALREVRHEDLAIEATADLLRDIQRGDVALETVGEHTAIGTGGSSSGRELLSPENADASVIQTVKERIQSDRVILLCLHCKEWDRKQQVKRVRDQPSCPQCGSTRIAALNPWAEEVVSAVRTEDKDEEQEKMTERAYRSGSLVQSHGKQAVVALAARGVGPHNAARIINRLREDEDEFYRDILRQEREYARTQSFWG
- a CDS encoding class 1 fructose-bisphosphatase is translated as MNTLDEIERAVKDTAHYVSGNLANYANRAAGENPSGEQQVGGDVWADDLFFDALAYIDGVGAYASEERSDVVDCGEGYSVAIDPLDGSANLASNNSVGTILGVYDADLPASGRSMVASLMVLYGPYTTLTIARTDRDVVQEHLLRDGHSERWGQFELPAEATVVGLAGKKSERSDAFNDIAKSFERDLKLRYGGATVADLAQVLEYGGLFGYPATTVYPGGKLRIHFESAPLAYLVEAAGGASSDGSQSLLDVEPDGLHDRTPTFLGNTELVDELEAGLSDA
- a CDS encoding MutS-related protein, with translation MRLEEYWGIGPKTSELLTEALGVERAIEAIESADTRALTTAGLSRGRATRILRRASGAESMDLLATRDTRDVYKELLDLAEEYAVTEDAADSIRVLTPLPTREAMDERLDDVLEARDTWADLAEEAQRAVLGAFEDYDAAGGELAAVDVALALRDTGVESGVFEPLAALDRDSLATGRAALAGLAGDGDSVGEGADDELDRLRDQLAQIEDLAAASMEVVEAVQEGARRPDEFQDALVRHVTSETGVDAARVRDAMPREATDARDFVDVALRELRTTLRTDVREREQAVADRLEDDLAAAREDIDAAIEAVDDIAFSVSLARFAIAFDLTRPTFVEDRKTIAVKRARNLTIADAESVQPVTYAIGDHTLELDRANRPPSGDRVAVLTGANSGGKTTLLETLCQVQLLAQMGLPVPAAAAEVSVVDTVVFHRRHASFNAGVLESTLRSVVPPLTESDRTLMLVDEFEAITEPGSAADLLHGLVTLTVDRDALGVFVTHLADDLEPLPTEARTDGIFAEGLDQDLDLQVDYQPRFGTVGKSTPEFIVSRLVANATDPVERSGFETLATAVGEEAVQRTLSDALWTDE
- a CDS encoding sporulation protein; the protein is MKGVLSRIGIGSATVDTILPTDTVRAGDSVRAEVHVEGGTTDQEVDAVYFALETEYKSDEGSKDAIIDQWQLTEPFTIEAGEERRFETTIDVPRETPVTTRSTAVEIETGLDISMAVDPGDADYVEVEPTRRTQAVFDALASLGFSLHASSCAATAGSLFTTSTTFVQEFEFRPENGEFAGEVDEVEVVPVFGDDGLAVYVEVDRSAGLLSEVTDADERHTKLTVDAADPEAVEPRLAAAIRDLR